The sequence TTGGCCCAGGGTTGAACTATTTTAACAGGTGCGATTTTGAGGTCCCCAAACCGTTACATGAATCTataatttctgtgtatttattaAACCCCTGACTAACACATCCCACCAAGTGTCACCCAGCTGCTATCACAAAAGTGCTTCTCGCTGGTTTTGACCTTGacagtttgtttttcccctgtattGTTTCTTACAGTGGCACTGGGCAAGTGGTGGTCATGGGCAGTTTGCATGTGTTGGCATCACAGGAGAGCACAGCTGGGACAAGCCAGCATCTGCACTGTGTGACCAGGAGGACACAGATGTGGCTCCCTTGGGTGATCGCTGCGCTTGGGGACAGAGAGGCCCCTGCCTGTAGTTTTTGCTGTTATTTGCCAGCAGCATCCATCTCTGTTCCGCTTTAGAAATCAGCCTGGAAGCCCAAATTCAGCCAGGGGCCCAGGGTTTTCCTGACTGCTGCCAAAATCACCAGTGAAGCAGCACAGGGCTTACCCCAGGTAAGGCAGAGCAACACAGGAGGATGGTCACGTCCCTCACACCTGCTCCTCCATTCCCTGAGCGCCACGGCCACCCCACATGGATGATGAGGGAGTGGGGAGAAGTGCTGCCAAACCAGAGCTCCCATGggtgccagcagccaggcaggggcAAGGCAGGGGAGGGTTCTCCCATGTTTTAGGGTCTCCAAATCTCCTGTTCCCATCCCCTtgtgctgcctgcagaagggagggctgagggagggagagggggatttttttttctggtttcacCATAGGAAGGATTTTCAAACCCTATAAAATTCGCTTTTGACAAGTGAACAGCTAAAGCAGATTAACCTTTTTGCTAATCCTCTATAATGGCTTTGGAATCTCCTTAACCAATAAGAAAATGATAAgagcctgtttcttttctttttatctatATCTATATTGTCCTCCcttgtctgcattttttttctttcttgttttattttcctttccttttctaataTGAAATAGCCCAGCGATCCTATCTCCTGGAGGCTCAGTAAACAGAACATCAGAAATCCCTTTCCTTTATTCCTCTCCGGTAACAGGGTGCAGAGAAGTGGCGGCCGATTGGGATTTGATTACCAGCAGCTATCAAAAGTCTCTTTGTAAGATCTGGGTCCTAAATCCCATAATTCTTTGATAAAAGAAGTATTACCAGTccattttctgaagtgaaaggTACAGGaggaatgaaagaaagcaatCAGCAGAGATCCTAATAGGCTAAGTGCATGTGTGGTGGGAAGCAGGAATGGGCAGAGGAGGCCAGGGGAAGGTGTCCTTTGTTaaggatggggaaggaaaatTAATCTGCTTTGGGCGTATGATTATTACAGCCAAGAGCAGAAAGAGTCTGATCCTGCATCAGGCCACGACATGTCCCAGCTCACCTGCCTACAGTCCCTTTGGAGCAGCACAGTGTGGGGAGCAGAACGTGGCCCACATCCAGTCCCATGTCAATGTTTGGGTACGTGCTTAAAAGCTGGGAGCAGTCTGCGATGATCCCTGGCATTAGTAGGTCCCCAGTGCCTCTCTGGAGCACTGACACCTTGGCAGGGCAGCAGTGAATGTGTCCAGACCGGATGGCTACAAAGGTAGTCAAACCTGTAGCAAATATGTAAAGATTCACAGAGCATGGTTATAACTTATGTTATGCCATTGGAAGAGTTGAAAGAGAGGCAGATAAAGGGATTGAAGAAACAATAGTAGTTTGGTTTTAAGTGAGATTTTACAGGGATTTGAGGGTCACAGGTAGAGTGGCTATGGGACgtcccttcccagcactgggagaccagcagggagaggaagggcaggcagaaagcagagccaaggagaaaataatggGGACCGAGAGGGGGCTCTGCTGGAGCCTGGCTCTCGTTtttgagcagtgctggagcagttGTTGGGCTGTTCAGCATGAAGTCACAAGGCGCCACAAGGACCTTTGATGTGCACTGGTTTCACAGCACTCACCTGTGTGTCTCCTTGCTGTACTGGTGGGACTGGTATCTTCTCTCCCCTGCAAAGAAACACCAAGAGGGAGAGCATTCCTGAAGCCTTGCTACTCACCTTGGCTTAAACCACACTGAGGGCAAGAGAAGTTGGGTTTAAATTTCCCACGCAACCCAAGCTTAACCACATCTTCTCTATTTTAACTACAGCTGCTCATTTCAGTTACAAACCCAAGATGGAAGATGTCCTCTGTCCTCCTGTGGATCGCATATGCCTGGCCTTACTGTTTGCCCTCAGGCTGGTTGGTGCCACAAGAGGTCCGCTCCTGCCCCGAGCCACCACTCTCAGCCATGGCCTCACCCCAGTTTCTCTTGCTGGACAGAAGAAGCTGGGAATTGAACTAATGAAGCTTTGGAGAAGCCTGGCTGTTCCAGGAAGCATGTCCAGGCTGCTCTGGGCTCGCTGAAGCACCCATTAGCTGTGGCACCCTGCCTGGGCTCCTGTGAGAcctcactgcctgcctgcacatGAGGGCATCAAGTAGCAATCATTCTCCGGTGTTCCAAATGCCAaccagggctgcagctcagctgtaCAGGAGGTGGCTACATGCCACTAAGCTGTGCCACGGAGCTGCGGCGAGCTGCCAGTAATCTAATTTATTAAGGGCTTTGAATCCTTACAAAGATTATGCTGGATACATGCAAAGCATCTGCAGTATCACTGTGATTAGGGCAGCAGAGgtggaggaaaggggaaggagggaaaatacaatttctctgctttcagcagaaaataaatcaactttTGCAGAGAGTTCTGGCACAGCCAAAGGCTGTGCTATcattaaaaatgattttttattaaGCTGAACTCTCTCCTCTCTCATATTGTGTGATATGACAGCTCTCTTTTGATGGGAAAGCTTTCATTTGGCCAGAGAAAgggataattttcttcttttaaggaGTTAATCCTCTGGTCCATTTCCGGGCTGGGAAGAGCTATCCTCCCCCTTCCTTGGAtcagaggctgcagcacaaTGGAGATCATAACCACCTCAAATCTACACCCGAGATGGAGAAATCAGATTTCCTTCTCCAGTCACTTTTGTGGGATTAGCTAAATCTTAGACCCACACTAACCCTTCACAAAGCTGCCAAGATTAGTTAGAATTTATTGTATTCACAGGGGGGTTTACggttttctttccaaagggaTTATATATCTCtctccatatatatatatttagggTGGCTTCAGTCATAAAGCAGCTGGgttagaaggagaaaaagagtgcgtctgtataaaataaaaactcagcTGTGAGAGTGACAGTCACTTGAAATGCCAAGACAAAGCAGTGATTCCGGATGGCTTTGCCAGTCCATTTCAAAAGCTATGTAAGCTGGTTTTTGGCTTGTGAGACCCCACTCTGGAGTTAGAGCACAGAGAGCAAACCCCCTTCCattcctgtggctgctgctgctggctgaagaTGTCTTCAGAGCCAGGGTCAGATGCCAATGCCGACAGGAGAGGCCTAAAGAAGCCGTGTTCATTCAGCATCGAGGACATCCTCTCCAGCCCGGCAGAGAAGAGCCCCCAGGTCCTGGTCCCGCTGTGCTTCCGGACCATCTTGGACTGCGCACCCAAGGGGCTGTGTGAGCTGGAGACCAtcccagccagctccctgcaggaggaggaggaggaggaagaagaggaagagctggaaggGACAGgctgcaactgctgctgctgttctcacaCGAGCACCCGTTCCCTGCAAGACTCCTCGAGTTGGCTGGGTGAGTGTTTGGGTTCTATTCACGGCATTGGGCTTGTGGAGGGACTGGTGCCAGAACCATGTGGAGGGGGAAACCTGGACGTTAAGTGACAATACCTCATCTGACCTGCCACCACCATCTCAGATCTCAGCTCCAgtgagctgagctctgcctcAGCATGGTTCCAAAGCGCAGGCACTTTTACCTGGAATGCTACCAGGgcttgaaaagcagcaggtgCTATTACTTGACATTACTGGTTTAGTGTAAAACACTTGAGACATGATGGTTCTAGGGGTGGAAGTTCTCTGTGGAGTGTGGGGCCCCATGGTTGTGCTGCCTAAAAGTGATGCCCTAAGCCCTTATCTTGCTTGCATAGTGACCACACAGCTTGTCACCCATGCTGGCTGCCCCCTTCCAAACAAGATGTGTGGATGAACTTGTGCCTGAACTGCCTTGAGGAAGATGGTGTTTCAGCCCCCCTCCACCTAACACTGCTGCTGTACCTCTCCCCTTGCAGACACCCGATTCCCCTGGCCCATGCGGCTCTTCCACTCGGCAGTCAGGGTCTGTAAGAGTCCCCAGGGGAATCCGGCCGAGCTGCAGACTTGCCACCAGGTCCAGCGCCGGACGCGCCGGCACCGCACCATATTCActgaggagcagctgcaggCCCTGGAGACGCTTTTCCATCAGAACCAGTACCCGGATGTCATCACCCGCGAGCAGCTGGCAAACCGCATTCACCTGAAGGAGGAGAGGGTAGAGGTGAGATCCTGCCACCCGGTGAGGTGCTGTTTGCCCCCCCAGAACACAGACCATGGCATTGCACTGTCTTTTGAAGGAGATGCAGACCCAGGGCCACAGTTTAAAAACCATTATTGGGTATTTGACAAAACACTGTTTAGGTTTGGAAAACAATAGAGGAATATGAAACAGTTCTGCTGGGCTGGTTTGTTCAGGTATCTGACCCCATAAACTCACACACTCCCTCTCTCCTAGAATCACCTGTGTAAACACACACATGTTCAATTCAGCTCATCCCCTCATTGAAGTGTATATTCCTAATTTATGTGATCTGTGTGACTTCTGAATTTGCTGGGGGGGTGGTCCCAGCTCTCTTGTCCCCCTTACACGTATCTGAGCAAGATCGCGGGGAGGGGCTTATTACATTTTGTACCAAACCCTTATACTGGAAGATGTATTACAGTACAGTAAAGCTTACGCCGTACAGCCCAAGGGTGTAAACTGCTGTCTCCCTTTCAAGTAACACATGAAACGTGAAagttcttttcttgttttgcacTTTATAGGTTTGGTTTAAAAACCGCCGGGCCAAGTGGCGGCATCAGAAGAGGGCGTCCGCCTCAGCACTGATCCTTCAAGGCACCAAGAAGTCCCCCGAGGAGAGCTGTTAGTGGTCACCGGCTGCATCTCAGCAGCTGAATGCCCCGAGCACCCATTTCCCATAGCTAATAGGTTCTGTAGGGGGGGTGACCCGAGAGGGACAAATGAAGCAAAAGGGAATCTGTGATTCCCAGAGGATGAGGACAGGTAAAAGCACATCCCAGTTTCTCTCCCAAACCTAGTTCACGTGGCACGTAACTCGTCAGGCATGACCCTCATGCTCGAGCAGAAACCACTGCCAAAGCCCGTTTAGGCGACAGAGCTATGCCAGTGGTCACTGTGTGTGCTTCCAGAGGACGGGAGACTCCCCTTCTTGTCTTTGCTCCGTGCAGGTAGTATTTGTGCTTGTTTTACTCCTGTAGATGTGCAACACATCCTGCGAATGAATGTTTCCCATACCAGCACCTCGATGGCATCTGCAGTCGCTTTTGGGGCTGAGCTTACTGCACCGGCAGTCTGCTCCTTAACGACACCGGGATCTCCCCCTGCAGCCGGTGGGAGGGGACCCCGCGCTGCTGTGCGAAGGGCTGGCACAGCGAGCGCTCAGCTCAGCCCGCGGCTCCCCGTGCGCGCCCCGGGCATGGCCCAGCACAACCCGCGTCCTGCGCGGCGGCGCGATCAATAAATGGGCCCGTCCCGCCACCTCCGTGCGTGCCGCGCAGAGCCAGCGCCGGGGCCCCGGCCGTGCCTCGCCCACCGCCGCAGCCCCAAGCACCCAGGCGGCGGTGCCCGCTCCCCGCTGCTCCCGAGGAGGCCCGTGGGGCGCTGTGTGCGGAGAcccgcggcggggcccggctCCGCAGCACGGCACAGCCCGCCCGTGCGGCCGCCGCTGTCACGGAGCGAGACCGGGCGGATCCTCCCTGCCGGCAGGGGGCGCGCTGGCCGCCGCGCGTCTCTTCCTTGGGCGGGGCGGCGGGTGCGGGGT comes from Strigops habroptila isolate Jane chromosome 11, bStrHab1.2.pri, whole genome shotgun sequence and encodes:
- the GSC2 gene encoding homeobox protein goosecoid-2, yielding MSSEPGSDANADRRGLKKPCSFSIEDILSSPAEKSPQVLVPLCFRTILDCAPKGLCELETIPASSLQEEEEEEEEEELEGTGCNCCCCSHTSTRSLQDSSSWLDTRFPWPMRLFHSAVRVCKSPQGNPAELQTCHQVQRRTRRHRTIFTEEQLQALETLFHQNQYPDVITREQLANRIHLKEERVEVWFKNRRAKWRHQKRASASALILQGTKKSPEESC